The Synchiropus splendidus isolate RoL2022-P1 chromosome 8, RoL_Sspl_1.0, whole genome shotgun sequence genome has a window encoding:
- the map3k10 gene encoding mitogen-activated protein kinase kinase kinase 10: MGFLPDFTKGRPEVSNIYRAAMNPFGRPGTTVTPMSCSNCGGCCSPPPPCLIPPGPFSSSTSSIPSNITPPPSMYPAPVLQVENGSSWNSSFGSPDSHPDHCCGPTNPYWTAVFDYEATADEELTLHRGDLLEVLSKDSKVSGDEGWWTGKIQDKVGIFPSNYVTKGDTTNYQQLTVGGLVPGGVGECPLEIDFSELILEEVIGAGGFGKVYKGVWQNEEVAVKAARQDPDEDISVTAESVRQEARLFWMLRHPNIIALRGVCLREPNLCLVMEYARGGALNRALAGKKVHPKVLVNWAVQIATGMDYLHSQAFVPIIHRDLKSSNILILEPLERDDLSGKTLKITDFGLAREWHQTTKMSAAGTYAWMAPEVIKLSLFSKSSDVWSFGVLLWELLTGEVPYREIDALAVAYGVAMNKLTLPIPSTCPEPFAQLLAECWSSIPHGRPSFSSILRRLLAIEQSAMFQMPLESFHSLQEDWRLEIQQMFDELRAKEKELRSWEEALARAAEEQREQEEQLRRREQELAEREIDIVERELNIIIHQMYQEKPSVKKRKGHFKKSRLLKLGRDGNCISLPSGFEHKITVQASPSVDKRKMQGSESTTPPASPGVIPRLRAIRLTPSDGSKTWGRTAVCKKEDLTTCKKKGRTWGPSSTHQRERVGGEDKLKSLGEGCKVWSSSAPNLGKSPKHAPMTAAFSSLNEMEECCEFEVSPGSLQPSESSSNGVPDDSGSLWSSLSYATVPVGGSTNTSSSLGLGAVGSQDSLRRCSQRKKSDMLLLGCASLLASVALGQDLLQLGKLQVLQDEQDLREEQRKKKEGLFQRTGRFRRSTSPPSRNLSLSLSRHHDSTLPCLDPSPSVTLLSLSSLSDCNSTKSLLPSDPDEYPMTPMSGVKTPAVPTAPALNPLLDLRAESFKKEPNQSLTPTHVSATMAMNRGHRRTPSDGAIRPRAQTLGHRRTPSDGSMPMPPPPGKAILTNHKGGLDKLDIPRLPDPTTVFPTPMRRKAPAPPIPDQSAHSLISPLERPKTLEFAPRPRPTPARMRADPWKLGSLSRTLSSSPGSSCESPLGSGDSSASTAKQNLMDMDMEGQNLDHTVPLCGKLQPATLCGQQYS, encoded by the exons ATGGGTTTCTTGCCTGACTTTACTAAAGGCAGGCCTGAAGTGTCTAACATCTACCGGGCTGCTATGAATCCATTCGGCAGACCCGGTACCACAGTGACCCCCATGTCCTGTTCCAACTGTGGGGGTTGCTGCTCCCCacctcctccttgccttatcCCTCCTGGTCCCTTCTCGTCCTCTACCTCATCCATCCCGTCAAACATCACCCCTCCTCCATCGATGTATCCGGCACCTGTATTGCAGGTGGAGAATGGTAGCAGCTGGAACTCGTCCTTTGGTTCTCCAGACTCTCACCCGGACCATTGCTGTGGTCCCACCAATCCATACTGGACTGCAGTGTTCGATTATGAAGCCACAGCTGATGAGGAGCTTACACTACATCGAGGGGACCTGCTTGAGGTCCTCTCCAAAGACTCTAAAGTGTCCGGTGATGAGGGTTGGTGGACTGGTAAGATCCAGGACAAGGTTGGCATTTTCCCCAGCAACTATGTTACAAAAGGGGACACGACAAACTACCAGCAGCTTACGGTTGGAGGTCTTGTACCTGGTGGGGTTGGTGAATGCCCTTTGGAGATAGACTTCTCTGAACTGATTTTAGAGGAGGTCATCGGAGCTGGGGGATTCGGGAAAGTCTACAAGGGAGTATGGCAGAATGAGGAAGTAGCAGTCAAGGCCGCGAGGCAAGACCCCGATGAAGATATCAGTGTTACAGCAGAGAGTGTACGACAGGAGGCCCGGCTGTTCTGGATGCTCAGACACCCCAATATTATTGCACTACGTGGAGTTTGTCTAAGGGAGCCCAACCTTTGCTTGGTGATGGAATACGCAAGAGGAGGCGCGCTGAACCGAGCTTTGGCTGGGAAAAAGGTCCACCCCAAGGTTCTGGTGAACTGGGCTGTCCAGATTGCTACAGGGATGGACTACCTTCACAGCCAGGCATTTGTACCCATCATCCACAGAGACCTCAAGTCCAGCAATA TCCTCATTCTGGAGCCACTGGAGCGGGACGACCTGAGCGGCAAAACACTCAAGATTACAGACTTCGGTCTTGCCCGCGAGTGGCACCAGACAACCAAGATGAGTGCTGCGGGCACTTACGCCTGGATGGCCCCGGAGGTCATCaagctctctctcttctccaagAGCAGCGATGTGTGGAG CTTCGGTGTGTTGTTATGGGAGCTTCTGACTGGAGAAGTCCCGTACCGAGAAATCGACGCACTGGCAGTTGCGTATGGCGTGGCTATGAACAAGCTGACCCTCCCCATCCCCTCAACCTGCCCCGAGCCTTTCGCCCAGCTGCTGGCAG AGTGCTGGAGCTCGATTCCACACGGCAGACCCTCCTTCAGCAGCATCCTGAGGCGACTACTGGCCATCGAACAATCGGCCATGTTCCAGATGCCCCTGGAGTCCTTCCACTCCTTACAGgaagactggaggctggagataCAGCAGATGTTTGACGAGCTGcgagccaaagaaaag GAGCTGAGGTCTTGGGAGGAGGCACTGGCTCGAGCTGCCGAGGAGCAGCgtgagcaggaggagcagctgaggaggagagagcaggagCTGGCGGAGCGTGAGATCGACATCGTGGAGCGTGAgctcaacatcatcatccatcagATGTACCAGGAGAAGCCCAGCGTCAAAAAGAGAAAAGGCCATTTCAAGAAGAGCAGACTATTGAAACTGGGCAGAGACGGCAACTGCATTAGCCTGCCCTCTG GATTTGAACACAAGATCACAGTGCAGGCGTCTCCTAGCGTTGACAAGAGGAAGATGCAGGGGAGCGAGAGCACGACCCCTCCTGCCAGCCCCGGGGTCATTCCCAGACTCAGGGCCATAAGAT TGACACCAAGTGATGGGAGTAAGACATGGGGGCGCACTGCTGTGTGCAAGAAAGAGGATCTGACCACCTGCAAGAAGAAGGGAAGAACCTGGGGCCCCAGCTCCACTCACCAGAGGGAGAGAGTCGGCGGGGAGGACAA ACTGAAATCTCTGGGTGAAGGATGCAAAGTTTGGTCATCCAGTGCACCTAACCTGGGCAAGTCCCCGAAGCATGCACCAATGACTGCAGCATTCTCCAGCCTCAATGAAATGG AAGAGTGTTGCGAGTTCGAGGTGTCACCTGGATCTCTGCAGCCCTCAGAGTCCAGCAGTAACGGGGTCCCGGATGATTCTGGGTCATTGTGGAGTAGTCTGAGTTACGCCACGGTTCCCGTGGGCGGGTCCACCAACACTAGCTCCAGTTTGGGGTTAGGGGCTGTCGGGTCTCAGGACTCCCTGCGGCGCTGCAGCCAGAGGAAGAAGAGTGACATGTTGCTATTGGGCTGTGCTTCGCTGCTCGCATCTGTGGCACTGGGACAAGATCTGCTGCAGCTCGGGAAACTGCAG GTTCTTCAAGATGAGCAGGATCTCAGAGAGGAACAGCGCAAGAAGAAAGAGGGTCTTTTCCAGCGAACGGGACGTTTCCGCCGCAGCACATCTCCTCCGAGCAGaaacctctccctctctctgagcCGACACCATGACTCCACGCTCCCCTGTCTGGACCCGTCCCCCTCAGTCACCCTTCTTTCTCTGTCCTCGCTGTCTGACTGTAACTCCACCAAGTCCCTTCTTCCCTCTGACCCGGATGAGTATCCCATGACCCCCATGTCAGGGGTGAAAACACCGGCAGTTCCGACTGCGCCTGCCCTGAATCCGCTCTTGGACTTGCGGGCGGAGAGTTTCAAGAAGGAGCCCAACCAGTCGCTGACCCCTACTCATGTCTCTGCCACCATGGCCATGAACAGAGGACACAGACGGACTCCATCAGATGGCGCTATCAGACCCAGAGCTCAGACTTTAGGGCACCGCAGGACACCATCAGATGGAAGCATGCCCATGCCTCCGCCACCTGGGAAGGCTATCTTAACAAACCACAAAG GTGGACTGGACAAGTTAGACATCCCTCGACTCCCCGACCCAACCACCGTCTTTCCTACTCCTATGCGACGTAAAGCCCCGGCTCCACCAATCCCTGACCAGAGTGCGCATTCCCTTATCAGTCCGTTGGAGAGACCTAAGACTCTAGAGTTTGCCCCACGGCCTCGGCCCACTCCGGCCCGGATGAGAGCCGACCCCTGGAAGCTGGGCTCACTTTCTCGGACGCTGAGCTCGTCTCCGGGCAGCAGCTGCGAAAGCCCCCTTGGGTCGGGGGACAGCAGCGCCAGCACGGCGAAACAGAACCTAATGGACATGGACATGGAGGGTCAGAACTTGGACCACACCGTTCCATTATGTGGTAAGCTGCAGCCGGCCACTCTCTGTGGACAACAGTACTCCTAG